The nucleotide window GCGCACTCCATAGGGTGGCCCTCATGCCCACCCCACCCGCACCCGCATTCACTCTGGTCGCCACGGATCTGGACGGCACGCTCCTGCGCCCCGGCGACGCGGTCAGCCCCCGTTCCCTGGCCGCACTCGCCCTGGCCACAGCGGCCGGCGCCCGGCATCTGGTCGTCACGGGCCGCCCGGTGCCCGGCATACGGACGCTGCTCGCCGCGCTGGGCTCCGACGGCCCGGTCGTCTGCGGGCAGGGAACCCAGCTGTACGACGCCGGGACCGGCCGCCTGCTGTGGTCCGTGACGCTCGACCGTGAGCTCGCCGAGACCGCGCTCGGCAAGATAGAGGCGGAGGTCGGCGCGGTCTTCGCGGCCGTGGACCAGGACGGCGCCGAGGGCCGGACGCTGATCGAGCCGGGCTTTCTGATGCCCCATCCGACGCTGCCCGCCGTTCGGACGCGGGACCGGGCCGCCCTGTGGGCGAGCCCGGTCATCAAGGTGCTGGTGCGCCACCCGGAGCTCTCGGACGATGCGCTGGCGTCCGCCGCGCGTGCGGTCGTGGGCGATCTGGCCACCGTCACCATGGCGGGCCCCGGCACGGTGGAGCTGGCACCGTACGGCGTCGACAAGGGCACCGGTCTCGCGCTGGCGGCCGAGCTGCTCGGCCTCGACCCGGCGGGCACGATCGCCTTCGGGGACATGCCCAACGACCTGCCGATGTTCCGCCGTTCCGGGCACGGGGTGGCGATGGCCAACGCGCACCCCGAACTGAAGGCGGCGGCGGACGAGGTGACGTCGTCGAACGAGGAGGACGGGGTCGCCGAGGTACTGGAGCGGGTGTTCGGGGGTGTCCGAGGACCGCTCAGGAACTGTCCGTAGCCGGCTCTTCCTCGGCCCGTTTCACGTTCTGCTCCGTCCACAGCGCCTTGCCCTCGCGGCTGAACCGCGTACCCCAGTGGCTGGCCAGCTGCGACACGATGAACAGCCCGCGCCCGCCCTCGTCGACGGTGCGGGCATGACGCAGGTGCGGCGCCACCGAGCTGCTGT belongs to Streptomyces finlayi and includes:
- a CDS encoding HAD family hydrolase; this encodes MPTPPAPAFTLVATDLDGTLLRPGDAVSPRSLAALALATAAGARHLVVTGRPVPGIRTLLAALGSDGPVVCGQGTQLYDAGTGRLLWSVTLDRELAETALGKIEAEVGAVFAAVDQDGAEGRTLIEPGFLMPHPTLPAVRTRDRAALWASPVIKVLVRHPELSDDALASAARAVVGDLATVTMAGPGTVELAPYGVDKGTGLALAAELLGLDPAGTIAFGDMPNDLPMFRRSGHGVAMANAHPELKAAADEVTSSNEEDGVAEVLERVFGGVRGPLRNCP